The following DNA comes from Corynebacterium urogenitale.
CCATTGAAACCACTGCAGGTGCCGCTCAGTGGGCGGTTGTTAAAGCGGTTGAGCAGGAAGCCGATGCCGAAAGGCCCACCGGAGACAGCCTGGATGAAGTGGTTGTAATCAGCCAGTGGCGGCATGATGTCATCCCGGTAGACGACCTGCGAGCCCTTCTCACACCACTGTTTCGCCAGGTTCTTGGCCTGGTTGTACTCCACATTGGCATCGTAGCGCCCGGAGATAATCATCACCGGCGCTGCTGGAGTGCCATTGCCAATGCGCTGCTCATTCATGGCTTTCTCGCCCTCTGGCAGGTCGTCCAGCAACTCATCCAGAGAACGGCCATCGACCGTCCATTGGCCAGTGGTCTGGTAGCCATATTTGTCTTCGATCTCATCCGTACACATCGTGGACAGATCCTCGATGGTGGCCTTACCTTCCTCGGAGAGGTGCCGGTTCAGGTCCTCCGCCAGGTGCGGGTAGCGGACAACGAGGCCGTTGATGGTGAAGCCGATTGCCCCCATCAGGTCGGAGCCATCGATCTTCTTCTGCACTTCGTCCAGGTTTGCCGGTGGTGCGGAAGCATAGGCACCTGCGACATCTAGATCCGGTGCATAGCCTGCGGCTTCCTCCACCGCAGCAGCCGAGGCGCCGCCGCCCTGGGAGTGGCCGTAGAAGCCGACCTTGCCGAAGTTGCCGCCGCGGGATTCCACGAGGTTGCGCGCCGCACGGGCTCCATCCAGCATGGCGTGCGCTTGCTCTAGGCGGTTCATGTAGGTGTGCATGCCGGGAGTGCCCATGCCCACATAGTCGGTGACGAAGACACGCACGCCTTGAGTGGCAAAGATGCCGTCGTAGAGGCCTTCGAGGGAGACGAGTCGCCCAGTGGTGAAAGGGTCCGGTGCGTCGTTGAGTGGCCAGTTCCGTGATGGCGCGCATTGGTCGCCTTGGCCGACTGTGCCACGCCCGATGACGACGGTTGGGCGCTCGCCTTCGCCTTTCCAAGGAGTGTTGGGTTCCACCATGTAGCCGGAAACGGGCACTGTGGTGCCGTCGGCCAGCGTCGTCGTGTAGATGACCTTCGTTGCTGTCTTGGGCAGGGATAGGCGTACGCCGGGTAGTGGGCCGGAGATATTTGTTTCTTGGTCGCGGAGGATTTCGCCGGCTTTGCTTGGAGTGAGGTCGCCGGTTTCGTAGAACGGGTCTACGTCGCCCTTTTCGGTGCGGGGGTTGGGCGAGGAGGAGCCGGTGGAAGGGCCGTTGGGGTATTGGTTGTCGCTGACGGAGGAGAGCAGGGAGCTGGCTTGCGCGCCGGAATCTTCGGAGTCGTCGGCGGCGTGGGCGACGACGGGGAATGTCAGCAGTGCCGTTGCAGTGGCCAGGGCGGTGGTTGTTGAGCTGGCGGCCTTGAGGGCGCCGCGGAGAGTGTGTGTGGTGATCATGCGGA
Coding sequences within:
- a CDS encoding lipase family protein, which encodes MITTHTLRGALKAASSTTTALATATALLTFPVVAHAADDSEDSGAQASSLLSSVSDNQYPNGPSTGSSSPNPRTEKGDVDPFYETGDLTPSKAGEILRDQETNISGPLPGVRLSLPKTATKVIYTTTLADGTTVPVSGYMVEPNTPWKGEGERPTVVIGRGTVGQGDQCAPSRNWPLNDAPDPFTTGRLVSLEGLYDGIFATQGVRVFVTDYVGMGTPGMHTYMNRLEQAHAMLDGARAARNLVESRGGNFGKVGFYGHSQGGGASAAAVEEAAGYAPDLDVAGAYASAPPANLDEVQKKIDGSDLMGAIGFTINGLVVRYPHLAEDLNRHLSEEGKATIEDLSTMCTDEIEDKYGYQTTGQWTVDGRSLDELLDDLPEGEKAMNEQRIGNGTPAAPVMIISGRYDANVEYNQAKNLAKQWCEKGSQVVYRDDIMPPLADYNHFIQAVSGGPFGIGFLLNRFNNRPLSGTCSGFNGNGSGSSAANSGGDNLSGS